From the genome of Flavobacterium luteolum, one region includes:
- a CDS encoding RNA polymerase sigma factor, with product MKFEEIYKTYWDRIFRLCMGFVNDYDAAQDLTQETFIIVWQKLETFRNESSIGTWIFRIASNNCLRQIEKQKRFPKSELPIHLSEEKQTSLEPQIQFLYKCIAELPETDRIIISLELEDIKQTEIAKIVGLSEANVRVKIHRIKEKLTQKFKENGQR from the coding sequence ATGAAATTCGAAGAAATCTACAAAACATATTGGGACAGAATTTTTAGGCTTTGCATGGGATTTGTAAATGATTATGACGCCGCTCAAGATTTAACACAAGAAACTTTTATAATTGTCTGGCAGAAGTTGGAAACTTTTAGAAATGAATCTTCTATTGGAACTTGGATTTTTAGAATTGCTTCCAATAATTGTCTGAGACAGATCGAAAAGCAAAAACGTTTTCCAAAATCAGAACTGCCGATTCATCTTTCAGAAGAAAAACAAACATCATTAGAACCTCAGATTCAATTCTTATATAAATGTATTGCTGAGCTTCCAGAAACCGATCGTATCATTATTTCGTTAGAATTAGAAGATATTAAACAAACCGAAATTGCTAAAATCGTCGGACTTTCTGAAGCCAATGTTAGAGTGAAAATTCATAGAATTAAAGAAAAACTGACTCAAAAATTTAAAGAAAATGGACAACGATAA
- a CDS encoding alpha/beta fold hydrolase yields the protein MKKYIILIIAFLFSALCLNVFGQTKQFPFEVLKTGNGDQSIIFIPGFASSGDVWNETKAAFENNFTCYTLTMAGFAGRKAQPNASFENWKNGIANYIKENNIEKPILIGHSMGGGLALAIAADYPDLISKIVVVDALPCLAALNDSAFKSKINNDCSSTVNQMTGMSNDQFYDMQKKTMPRLLADASKLDMVVDWSVKSDRTTFGQMYCDFFNIDLREKIAQIKCPALILLESYFINLKPAIEDQYKNLKTANFQYATNGLHFIMYDDTAWYMEQLNNFIKV from the coding sequence ATGAAAAAGTATATCATCTTAATTATCGCATTCTTATTCTCAGCATTATGTCTAAATGTTTTCGGACAAACAAAACAATTTCCGTTTGAGGTTTTAAAAACTGGAAATGGAGATCAATCTATTATATTTATTCCAGGTTTTGCATCTTCTGGAGATGTTTGGAATGAAACCAAAGCCGCATTCGAAAATAATTTTACCTGTTATACACTTACAATGGCAGGTTTTGCAGGGAGAAAAGCACAGCCAAATGCTTCGTTTGAAAATTGGAAAAACGGAATTGCCAATTATATCAAAGAAAATAATATTGAAAAACCAATCTTAATTGGCCATAGTATGGGAGGCGGACTTGCGCTTGCTATTGCGGCAGATTATCCAGATTTGATTAGTAAAATTGTGGTGGTAGATGCGCTTCCTTGTTTAGCTGCTTTAAATGATTCTGCTTTTAAATCAAAAATAAATAATGACTGCTCTTCAACAGTAAATCAAATGACGGGCATGAGCAATGATCAGTTTTATGATATGCAAAAAAAGACCATGCCAAGACTTTTAGCAGATGCATCTAAGCTGGATATGGTGGTAGATTGGAGTGTAAAATCAGACAGAACAACTTTTGGACAAATGTATTGTGATTTTTTCAATATCGATTTAAGAGAAAAAATCGCACAAATTAAATGCCCGGCTTTAATTCTATTAGAATCTTATTTTATAAATTTAAAACCAGCAATTGAAGATCAGTATAAAAATTTAAAAACGGCAAATTTTCAGTATGCCACAAATGGTCTGCATTTTATTATGTACGATGATACCGCTTGGTACATGGAGCAGTTAAATAATTTTATTAAAGTTTAA